In Brassica napus cultivar Da-Ae unplaced genomic scaffold, Da-Ae ScsIHWf_1166;HRSCAF=1662, whole genome shotgun sequence, the sequence TAAAGAAAAAAGGTAACGTACAGTTGTGAGCCCTAGCCTTCCGTGATAATTGTGGGGACTTTTCGGGGTCTCGGATCAAGGACTTTGGTTCACCCAACTACCACACTAACCGCACGCAGCCACCGACAGATCAACTTTTTGTTTCACCTTATTGGCTCGATCAGGGAATTGTCGGTGGTGCTGTGGTTCCCCCACACTCCCGCACGCCCTAAGGGAAACAGAGAGTCTTGTTGGTACCTTACGTCTCACGTAGAGATCCAACTGTACTAATTAGCTTTAAGCCTCCACTAGGATGATAAGACCATCCGCAACGGTAGAAATGGGGTTATCTTAGTAGCGCGAATTCTTAGGCAAAACCTAATATAATAATCGTTATATTTTAACTTTAGGTAAGAAAGAGTCCTTAGGGAAGGAGGTTTAAGGATAATCCTTAGTGTGTGGCATCACGTGATAGGCTAGCGGAAGGGGTGTGTTTCGCGTGGGGGAAAAAAGAATCATTTGGTTTCTCgataacgaaaaaaaaaacgctCTCCGCGATATCAAAGGCGATTCGGCGACTGGAAAGGGTGAAGGTAAATCGGAGGTTtcacggttttttttttttggcatttgGAGTTGTTGCATGTTGATTCATATGGTATTAGGGTTCTATCGAGGGGTTTTAATTGATTTCGGTTCTCAAATCGAGTTGGGGATTTtttgaattagggttttcttcAAGATTTGTTCACCGCGCGTCGGTTGTTGTTTGTTTTCGTCGTTATTAAGGGTCGGGATTGAGTTATTAAGGAGTGGATTGAGTTCTTTATATCGATTTAAGTCTTGGGTTTAGTTTCTAAATCGATTAGTTTTTGTTGTTGCGGGTGTTGAAATTGAGGAAGAATTAAGAATGAAAGCCCGCAAGATTACTACAACATGCTTCATGCCGTTTCAGATGCGCAACATATTCCTCAATTCTGCCCCTGTGGATCACTGACGAAGGAAGTCGTTGATGAGACGACACATATGACTACCTCCCTGGGAAGAGATACTTCATCTGCCGTGAGTTCGAGGTATTAAGTTTTCTCTCTTACtaaatctcttcttctttgaaaTGAATGTGCAGTTTGATAATGGTAATTATTTTGGCAGAATGACGGGATGCATTTCAGGCAACATGGGTTACGGGTATGCAAAAGAGGTTGAGAGGTTCAAAAAATATTCACGAGCAGGAAAAGTTGAAGAGAGAATGCGAGGCGCTTAAGGTGAGTGGAAATATAAATTGTAACATGTTTGTGCCTGTTTGTAACGCAACCTGTGTAACAAAAAGATTGGTTTGTCTGATATATGTTCAGGAGCAGGTGAAGATGATGCATTTGCGTCTGAATGAACTTGAGAGCAGCCATTCGAAGGTTAGTCTGTAAACGTATTTGCGTAACTTTAGCTAGATAGTTTAGCTAGATAGTTTTTAAAACTCTAGGTAGATAGTTTTTTCAACTTTATTGTTGAACTTTATAGTTGAAACTTTATAGTTCAACTTTATAGTTCAAACTAGTATAACTTGTTGTTGTGATTTCGAAGTGATTTGATATGTTTAAATGAAAAGTAAACCCGTCTTTAATTGTGCCTAACTGCATTTAGGCGTCTTTACCTGTAATGAGAAGACACTTTCCTAAAGAAGTAAATTCATTTATGTAGAACATAGGCTTTGCTAACAACTTATTTAGAGCCACCCCCTTTGCTTAGAGTCCAGTAAAACATAGTCTTCTTCCTAAATGGCAAACTCCTCCACAAGTTTTATTAACCTTTTAGCGAGCCAAGGGGTTATTGACCTTGACTCATCGGAACCTCCGTTCGTTAGCAGCGAAGGGGTAGCCAGCCAATGTTCCGATGAGGCTACGGTCAAAGAGAGGAGAAAATGGACACCAAAGGAGGATATAATCCTCATTGGTGCTTGGCTCAACACGAGCAAAGACCCAATAGTTAGTAACGAACAGAAAGGCCTTGCGTTCTGGAAGAGGATACTAGACAACTACAACTCCAGCCCTTTACTGGTTGGTACAATCCCCCGCGAACTTGGGCAAGTGAAGCAACGATGGGCCAGGATCAACGATGTGGTGTGTACGTTTTGTGGTAGCTACGAGATGGCACAGAGGGAGCAGAGAAGCGGGCAAAATGACAACGATGTGATGAAGGCTGCATTGGAGATCTTCTTCAATGACAAGGGCTTTAAGTTCAACTTGGAACATGCCTGGAGAGAGCTTAGGCATGATGTCAAATGGTGCTCTCCACCT encodes:
- the LOC111213372 gene encoding glutathione S-transferase T3-like codes for the protein MANSSTSFINLLASQGVIDLDSSEPPFVSSEGVASQCSDEATVKERRKWTPKEDIILIGAWLNTSKDPIVSNEQKGLAFWKRILDNYNSSPLLVGTIPRELGQVKQRWARINDVVCTFCGSYEMAQREQRSGQNDNDVMKAALEIFFNDKGFKFNLEHAWRELRHDVKWCSPPLSGRTMGKTSAKVLQMREGQ